In Actinomadura citrea, a single window of DNA contains:
- a CDS encoding group II truncated hemoglobin — MIVEYIRYRIEPQDAEDFEAAYARASVPLAAAPECVDYELSRCVDEPSSYILRICWTSADDHMRGFRGGEHFPAFFAEIKPYVQQIEEMRHYERTAVRGAGSSVPTMYDWAGGSEALERLTEHFYTIVLKDDLLRPLFEHMSPDHPKWVAAWLGEVFRGPARYSRERGGYHHMVSHHLGKSITEAQRRRWVSLLMDAADEVGLPDDPEFRAAFASYLEWGTRIALANSQPGAEPPLEAPMPHWGWGVAPPYVPAD; from the coding sequence ATGATCGTCGAGTACATCCGCTACCGCATCGAGCCGCAGGACGCGGAGGACTTCGAGGCCGCCTACGCGCGGGCCTCCGTCCCCCTCGCCGCCGCCCCCGAGTGCGTGGACTACGAGCTGTCCAGGTGCGTCGACGAGCCGTCGTCCTACATCCTGCGCATCTGCTGGACGTCGGCCGACGACCACATGCGGGGCTTCCGGGGCGGCGAGCACTTCCCCGCGTTCTTCGCCGAGATCAAGCCGTACGTCCAGCAGATCGAGGAGATGCGGCACTACGAGCGGACGGCGGTGCGCGGCGCCGGTTCGTCCGTCCCGACCATGTACGACTGGGCGGGCGGGAGCGAGGCGTTGGAGCGGCTCACCGAGCACTTCTACACGATCGTCCTCAAGGACGACCTGCTGCGCCCCCTCTTCGAGCACATGTCCCCGGACCACCCGAAGTGGGTCGCGGCGTGGCTCGGCGAGGTCTTCCGCGGGCCCGCGCGCTACAGCCGCGAGCGCGGCGGCTACCACCACATGGTGAGCCACCACCTCGGCAAGTCCATCACCGAGGCGCAGCGCCGCCGCTGGGTCTCGCTCCTCATGGACGCGGCGGACGAGGTCGGCCTCCCGGACGACCCGGAGTTCCGCGCCGCGTTCGCGTCCTACCTCGAGTGGGGCACCCGCATCGCCCTCGCCAACTCCCAGCCGGGCGCCGAGCCGCCCCTCGAAGCCCCCATGCCCCACTGGGGCTGGGGCGTCGCCCCGCCCTACGTCCCCGCCGACTAG
- a CDS encoding superoxide dismutase: protein MADYTLPDLPYDYAALEPAITGEILELHHSRHHAAYVKGANDTLEKLAEARDKEQYGGLVGLEKTFAFNLSGHVLHSIFWDNLSPDGGDRPDGELAAAIDEHFGAFEAFQKQLTAATSTVQGSGWGVLAWEPLGERLVVEQVYDHHGNIGMNTTPLLVFDAWEHAYYLQYRNVRPDYVEKLWSLVNWTDVKARFDAARFDAVRTGSSR from the coding sequence ATGGCCGACTACACGCTTCCCGACCTGCCCTACGACTACGCCGCACTGGAGCCGGCGATCACCGGCGAGATCCTGGAGCTGCACCACTCCCGGCACCACGCCGCCTACGTCAAGGGGGCCAACGACACGCTGGAGAAGCTCGCCGAGGCGCGCGACAAGGAGCAGTACGGCGGGCTGGTCGGCCTGGAGAAGACGTTCGCGTTCAACCTCTCCGGCCACGTGCTGCACTCGATCTTCTGGGACAACCTGTCGCCGGACGGCGGCGACCGCCCGGACGGCGAACTGGCGGCGGCCATCGACGAGCATTTCGGCGCGTTCGAGGCGTTCCAGAAGCAGCTCACGGCGGCGACCTCCACCGTGCAGGGCTCCGGCTGGGGCGTCCTCGCATGGGAGCCCCTCGGCGAGCGCCTCGTCGTCGAGCAGGTCTACGACCACCACGGCAACATCGGCATGAACACGACGCCGCTGCTGGTGTTCGACGCCTGGGAGCACGCCTACTACCTGCAGTACCGCAACGTCCGCCCGGACTACGTGGAGAAGCTCTGGTCGCTCGTGAACTGGACGGACGTGAAGGCCCGCTTCGACGCGGCCCGTTTCGACGCGGTCCGCACGGGCTCCTCCCGATAG
- a CDS encoding carboxymuconolactone decarboxylase family protein: MDARFNYYGTATAGKFMKYMQSAAKAVSGSTLPSTTVHLVELRASQINGCGFCVDMHSKEAAHAGETSVRLNLVSAWREATVFTDAERAALELAEQGTRLADGTGVSDEVWGTAAKHYDEEELAALVSLIALINAWNRMNVITRQPAGAYQAGQFG, encoded by the coding sequence ATGGACGCCCGTTTCAACTACTACGGCACCGCCACCGCCGGCAAGTTCATGAAGTACATGCAGTCGGCGGCCAAGGCCGTTTCCGGATCGACGCTGCCGTCCACGACGGTGCACCTGGTGGAGCTGCGGGCCAGCCAGATCAACGGCTGCGGATTCTGTGTCGACATGCACAGCAAGGAAGCCGCGCACGCGGGAGAGACGTCGGTGCGCCTCAACCTGGTCTCCGCCTGGCGGGAGGCGACCGTCTTCACCGACGCCGAGCGCGCCGCCCTGGAGCTGGCCGAGCAGGGGACCCGCCTCGCCGACGGCACCGGCGTTTCCGACGAGGTCTGGGGGACCGCGGCCAAGCACTACGACGAGGAGGAGCTCGCGGCCCTGGTGTCGCTCATCGCCCTCATCAACGCCTGGAACCGCATGAACGTCATCACCCGGCAGCCCGCCGGCGCCTACCAGGCCGGCCAGTTCGGCTGA
- a CDS encoding copper resistance CopC family protein, with protein sequence MTRAALRGAAGAAALAAVLATTAVPASAHTTLTSASPAKDSTVAAPSQIVLTYADPVRLPRVVVTDGSRKQYQAGSAQAVDNKVTQAVGGTLPDGKYTVGWRVVASDGHPVEGTFTFTVQGSSGAAQPPAPSPVRTNLVSTGDSGGSSGWLWIGLIALVLAAAAGAVAWFRRSPTQD encoded by the coding sequence ATGACCCGGGCGGCGCTGCGCGGGGCCGCCGGTGCCGCGGCGCTCGCGGCCGTCCTGGCGACGACCGCGGTCCCGGCGTCGGCGCACACGACGCTGACGTCGGCGAGCCCGGCGAAGGACTCGACGGTCGCGGCCCCGTCCCAGATCGTCCTGACGTACGCCGACCCGGTACGGCTGCCGCGCGTGGTCGTGACCGACGGGTCGCGCAAGCAGTACCAGGCCGGGTCGGCGCAGGCGGTCGACAACAAGGTCACCCAGGCCGTCGGCGGCACGCTGCCCGACGGGAAGTACACCGTGGGGTGGCGCGTCGTCGCGTCGGACGGCCATCCGGTCGAGGGCACCTTCACGTTCACCGTGCAGGGCTCGTCCGGGGCCGCCCAGCCCCCCGCACCCTCCCCGGTCCGGACGAACCTCGTCTCCACCGGGGATTCCGGGGGCTCGTCGGGCTGGCTCTGGATCGGCCTGATCGCCCTGGTCCTCGCGGCCGCGGCGGGCGCCGTCGCCTGGTTCCGCCGCTCGCCCACCCAGGATTGA
- a CDS encoding GNAT family N-acetyltransferase produces MSSSDLTTPGLPDSDPANADLTHADLTTDRLVLRPWTPGEISVVVSGGRLAHWADDFPAEGDLAIAGFIAEHPSAFGEHGQRQIIERSTGLVVGAVGLFWPPADGAVEFGYGIVPSRRRRGYATEAARAIVAFALTAPGVDKVVATVEPSNPASARVLVNAGLRQVGTGEELITYSTA; encoded by the coding sequence TTGTCTTCTTCCGACCTGACCACACCAGGCCTGCCCGACTCAGACCCGGCCAACGCCGACCTGACCCACGCGGACCTGACCACGGACCGTCTCGTCCTGCGGCCGTGGACGCCCGGCGAGATCTCCGTCGTCGTGTCCGGCGGCAGGCTCGCCCATTGGGCGGACGACTTCCCCGCCGAAGGCGACCTCGCCATCGCCGGCTTCATCGCCGAACACCCGTCCGCGTTCGGCGAGCACGGCCAGCGCCAGATCATCGAACGGTCCACCGGCCTGGTGGTCGGCGCCGTCGGCCTGTTCTGGCCGCCCGCCGACGGGGCCGTCGAGTTCGGTTACGGCATCGTCCCGTCCCGCCGGCGCCGCGGGTACGCCACCGAGGCCGCCCGCGCGATCGTGGCGTTCGCCCTGACCGCGCCCGGCGTGGACAAGGTCGTCGCGACCGTGGAACCGTCCAACCCCGCGTCGGCCCGCGTCCTGGTGAACGCCGGCCTCCGCCAGGTCGGCACGGGCGAGGAGCTCATCACCTACAGCACCGCCTGA
- a CDS encoding ribonucleoside-diphosphate reductase subunit alpha gives MTQVLAAPPAEIAIEVEAACEGVPGAEAGRVLAAVRSADGLDAAALRDLVIGEAAALIPADPGYSKAAARLLGGRIRDEAAAAGVRTFAESVAAAHREGLLADDLAAFVAANAVALDALIDEGADDRFEYFGLRTVYDRYLLRHPRSRLVLERPQHFFLRVACGLVFPGEFPDDGGPEGAEGRPPTGDTATVDEAAELYALLSTLSYLPSSPTLFNSGARRPQLSSCFLLDSPRDELESIYDRYGQVARLSKYAGGIGISWSRVRSRGSLIRGTNGHSNGIVPWLRTLDSSVAAVNQGGRRKGAACVYLEPWHADVEEFLELRDNTGEDARRAHNLNLANWIPDEFMRRVEADAAWSLFDPKEVPELVDLWGDEFDEAYRAAEREGRFVRQVPARKLYGRMMRTLAETGNGWMTFKDAANRACNQTAEPGKVVHLSNLCTEILEVTGDGEAAVCNLGSVNLAAHVGPSGVDWERLRSTVRTAVRFLDRTIDRGFYPTPEAETANRKWRPVGLGVMGLADVFFTLRLPFDSDEARELSTRVAEEIALAAYNASADLAAAHGPLPAYAATRTARGLLHLDHFPDAAPSRPADWDALRARVAEVGLRNSLLVAIAPTATIASIAGCYECIEPQVSNLFKRETLSGEFLQINRYLVEDLKSLGLWTPAVREAVKKANGSVQGLVDLPEEMLSLYRTAWELPQKALIDLAAARTPYIDQSQSLNLFMETPTIGKLSSMYAYAWRAGLKTTYYLRSRPATRIAQTTVAAAVCSLENPETCEACQ, from the coding sequence GTGACACAGGTTCTGGCCGCGCCGCCGGCGGAGATCGCCATCGAGGTCGAGGCGGCCTGCGAGGGGGTACCGGGCGCCGAGGCCGGACGGGTGCTGGCCGCGGTCCGGTCCGCGGACGGGCTGGACGCGGCGGCCCTGCGGGACCTCGTGATCGGGGAGGCCGCCGCGCTCATCCCCGCCGATCCCGGGTACTCCAAGGCCGCGGCGCGGCTGCTCGGCGGCCGGATCCGGGACGAGGCCGCGGCCGCCGGCGTCCGGACGTTCGCCGAGTCCGTCGCCGCCGCGCACCGGGAGGGCCTCCTGGCGGACGACCTGGCCGCCTTCGTCGCCGCCAACGCGGTGGCCCTCGACGCGCTCATCGACGAAGGGGCCGACGACCGCTTCGAGTACTTCGGGCTCCGGACGGTCTACGACCGGTACCTGCTCAGGCATCCGCGGTCGCGGCTCGTCCTGGAACGGCCGCAGCACTTCTTCCTCCGGGTGGCCTGCGGCCTCGTCTTCCCCGGCGAATTCCCCGACGATGGCGGGCCGGAAGGTGCCGAGGGTCGACCCCCCACGGGCGACACCGCGACCGTGGACGAGGCCGCCGAGCTGTACGCGCTGCTCAGCACCCTGTCGTACCTGCCCAGCTCGCCCACGCTCTTCAACTCCGGGGCCCGCCGCCCGCAGCTCTCGTCGTGCTTCCTGCTCGACTCGCCGCGCGACGAGCTGGAGTCCATCTACGACCGGTACGGCCAGGTCGCGCGGCTCAGCAAGTACGCGGGCGGCATCGGCATCTCCTGGTCGCGGGTGCGGTCGCGGGGCTCGCTGATCCGGGGCACGAACGGGCACTCCAACGGGATCGTCCCGTGGCTGCGCACGCTCGACTCGTCCGTCGCCGCCGTCAACCAGGGCGGCCGCCGCAAGGGCGCGGCGTGCGTGTACCTGGAGCCGTGGCACGCCGACGTCGAGGAGTTCCTGGAGCTGCGCGACAACACCGGCGAGGACGCGCGCCGCGCCCACAACCTCAACCTGGCCAACTGGATCCCGGACGAGTTCATGCGCCGCGTCGAGGCCGACGCGGCGTGGTCGCTGTTCGACCCCAAGGAGGTCCCCGAGCTGGTCGACCTGTGGGGCGACGAGTTCGACGAGGCCTACCGGGCGGCGGAGCGGGAGGGACGGTTCGTCCGCCAGGTCCCGGCCCGCAAGCTGTATGGACGCATGATGCGGACGCTCGCCGAGACGGGCAACGGCTGGATGACGTTCAAGGACGCCGCCAACCGCGCCTGCAACCAGACCGCCGAGCCGGGCAAGGTCGTCCACCTGTCCAACCTCTGCACGGAGATCCTGGAGGTGACGGGCGACGGCGAGGCGGCCGTCTGCAACCTCGGATCGGTGAACCTGGCCGCGCACGTGGGGCCGTCCGGCGTCGACTGGGAGCGGCTCCGGTCGACGGTCCGCACCGCGGTCCGGTTCCTGGACCGCACCATCGACCGGGGCTTCTACCCCACGCCCGAGGCGGAGACGGCCAACCGCAAGTGGCGCCCGGTCGGGCTGGGCGTGATGGGCCTCGCGGACGTGTTCTTCACGCTGCGCCTGCCGTTCGACTCCGACGAGGCGCGCGAGCTGTCGACCCGCGTCGCCGAGGAGATCGCGCTGGCCGCCTACAACGCGTCGGCCGACCTCGCCGCCGCCCACGGTCCGCTGCCCGCCTATGCCGCGACCCGCACCGCGCGCGGCCTGCTCCACCTGGACCACTTCCCGGACGCGGCGCCGTCCCGTCCCGCCGACTGGGACGCGCTCCGCGCCCGCGTCGCCGAGGTCGGCCTGCGCAACTCGCTGCTCGTCGCGATCGCGCCGACCGCGACGATCGCCTCCATCGCCGGCTGCTACGAGTGCATCGAGCCGCAGGTGTCCAACCTGTTCAAGCGCGAGACGCTGTCCGGCGAGTTCCTCCAGATCAACCGCTACCTGGTGGAGGACCTGAAGTCGCTCGGGCTGTGGACGCCGGCCGTCCGCGAGGCGGTCAAGAAGGCGAACGGGTCCGTCCAGGGGCTCGTCGACCTGCCGGAGGAGATGCTGTCGCTCTACCGGACGGCCTGGGAACTGCCGCAGAAGGCGCTCATCGACCTCGCCGCCGCCCGCACCCCCTACATCGACCAGTCGCAGTCGCTGAACCTGTTCATGGAGACGCCGACGATCGGCAAGCTCTCCTCGATGTACGCCTACGCGTGGCGGGCCGGGCTCAAGACGACGTACTACCTGCGGTCCCGTCCGGCGACGCGGATCGCGCAGACGACCGTCGCCGCGGCCGTCTGCTCCCTGGAGAACCCCGAGACCTGCGAGGCGTGCCAGTGA
- a CDS encoding GNAT family N-acetyltransferase — protein MADRDDVALDDPVGESLRGHHAHLARRVGRAATYRPEVSTFSTVSADPGPAEWADLARLLGRGELADMFSSPAAPPPDWEPVFVLEGLQMVWSGSGESETGVVELGADSVPEMLDLVARTRPGPFWPRTRELGAYVGIRDEGALVAMAGERLRPPGWTEISTVCTAPEARGRGHAARLIRALATRIAARNERPFLHVAETNTPAIALYERLGFKTRGHVTFRGFRVP, from the coding sequence ATGGCGGACCGGGACGACGTCGCCCTCGACGACCCCGTGGGCGAGTCGCTTCGCGGTCACCACGCGCACCTTGCCCGCCGGGTCGGCCGGGCCGCCACCTACCGGCCGGAGGTCTCCACCTTCTCGACGGTGTCCGCCGACCCGGGCCCGGCGGAGTGGGCCGACCTCGCCCGGCTGCTCGGCCGAGGCGAACTCGCCGACATGTTCAGCAGTCCGGCGGCCCCGCCGCCGGACTGGGAGCCGGTCTTCGTTCTCGAAGGCCTCCAGATGGTCTGGTCCGGGAGCGGCGAAAGCGAGACCGGCGTGGTGGAACTGGGCGCGGACAGCGTTCCCGAGATGCTCGACCTCGTCGCACGGACCCGACCGGGGCCGTTCTGGCCGCGCACCCGCGAACTCGGCGCCTATGTCGGCATCCGCGACGAAGGCGCACTGGTGGCGATGGCGGGCGAACGGCTCCGGCCTCCGGGATGGACGGAGATCAGCACCGTCTGCACCGCCCCCGAGGCGCGCGGGCGCGGCCACGCCGCACGCCTGATCCGCGCGCTCGCGACGCGCATCGCGGCCCGGAACGAGCGTCCCTTCCTGCACGTGGCCGAGACGAACACCCCGGCGATCGCGCTCTACGAACGGCTCGGCTTCAAGACCCGGGGGCACGTGACGTTCCGCGGCTTCCGGGTTCCTTGA
- a CDS encoding YcnI family protein, whose product MRFLPHARRAGAVASLASLSVIGLAAAASAHVTVNPRTAEQGSYSKVSFRVPNERDDASTTKLVVNLPTDHPLSSVSVRPLPGWTVKVDKSRLPKPVKTEGGELTEAVTKITWSGGKIEPGRFEEFDVSMGPLPTDTDQLVFTADQTYSGGEVVKWEEPPAEGADEPEHPSPVLKLLPQGSTATTGMTAQVKPAAATSSASPDDGTARLLGGIGIAVGVVGIAVGAYGATRARSRA is encoded by the coding sequence ATGCGCTTCCTTCCGCATGCCCGGCGCGCCGGCGCCGTCGCGTCCCTCGCCTCCCTGTCCGTGATCGGCCTGGCCGCGGCGGCGTCCGCGCACGTCACGGTCAACCCCAGGACCGCCGAGCAGGGCTCGTACTCCAAGGTCTCGTTCCGCGTGCCGAACGAGCGCGACGACGCCTCCACCACCAAGCTCGTGGTGAACCTGCCGACCGACCACCCGCTGTCGTCGGTGTCGGTCCGGCCGCTGCCCGGCTGGACGGTGAAGGTGGACAAGTCGAGGCTGCCGAAGCCGGTGAAGACCGAGGGCGGCGAGCTGACCGAGGCCGTCACGAAGATCACCTGGAGCGGCGGCAAGATCGAGCCGGGCCGGTTCGAGGAGTTCGACGTCTCGATGGGGCCGCTGCCCACCGACACCGACCAGCTCGTGTTCACGGCCGACCAGACGTACTCCGGCGGCGAGGTCGTCAAGTGGGAGGAGCCCCCGGCCGAAGGGGCCGACGAGCCGGAGCACCCCTCGCCGGTGCTGAAGCTCCTCCCCCAGGGCTCGACGGCGACGACCGGCATGACCGCGCAGGTGAAGCCCGCCGCCGCGACGTCGTCCGCGTCGCCTGACGACGGGACGGCCCGGCTGCTCGGCGGCATCGGCATCGCCGTCGGCGTGGTCGGCATCGCGGTCGGCGCCTACGGCGCGACCCGGGCGCGGAGCCGGGCATGA
- a CDS encoding ribonucleotide-diphosphate reductase subunit beta: MLLDPGMDLTLRPMRYPDFYERYRAAIRNTWTVEEVDLASDMADLARLTPAELHLVNRLVAFFATGDSIVANNLVLNLYKHVNAPEARLYLSRQLYEEAVHVQFYLTLLDTYLPDQDERVKAFAAIEHIPSIRAKAEFCFRWIDSLGSLDELRGAADRRAFLLNLICFAACIEGLFFYGAFAYVYWLRSRGLLNGLASGTNWVFRDESMHMEFAFSVVDTVRAEEPGLFDAELTAQVTTMIEEAVQAELAFARDLCGDGLPGMSADDMRAYLEYVADQRLVRLGLPARYGTANPFAFMELQDVQELSNFFERRVSAYQIGVEGTVALDEAF, translated from the coding sequence ATGCTCCTCGATCCCGGCATGGACCTGACGCTGCGGCCGATGCGCTACCCGGACTTCTACGAGCGGTACCGGGCCGCGATCCGCAACACCTGGACGGTCGAGGAGGTCGACCTCGCCTCCGACATGGCGGACCTCGCGCGGCTCACGCCCGCCGAGCTGCACCTCGTCAACCGGCTCGTCGCGTTCTTCGCCACCGGCGACTCGATCGTGGCGAACAACCTCGTGCTCAACCTCTACAAACACGTGAACGCGCCGGAGGCCCGGCTCTACCTGTCGCGGCAGCTATATGAGGAGGCCGTGCACGTACAGTTTTATCTGACCCTCCTGGACACCTACCTGCCCGATCAGGACGAGCGCGTCAAGGCGTTCGCGGCGATCGAGCACATCCCGTCCATCCGGGCCAAGGCGGAGTTCTGCTTCCGCTGGATCGACTCGCTCGGCTCCCTGGACGAGCTCCGCGGCGCCGCCGACCGCAGGGCGTTCCTGCTGAACCTCATCTGCTTCGCGGCCTGCATCGAGGGGCTGTTCTTCTACGGCGCGTTCGCCTACGTGTACTGGCTCCGGTCGCGCGGCCTGCTGAACGGCCTCGCGTCCGGGACGAACTGGGTCTTCCGGGACGAGTCAATGCACATGGAGTTCGCGTTCTCCGTGGTCGACACCGTCCGGGCGGAGGAACCCGGCCTGTTCGACGCGGAGCTGACGGCCCAGGTCACCACGATGATCGAGGAGGCCGTCCAGGCGGAGCTGGCGTTCGCCCGCGACCTGTGCGGGGACGGCCTGCCCGGCATGAGCGCGGACGACATGCGCGCCTACCTCGAGTACGTCGCGGACCAGCGGCTCGTCCGGCTCGGCCTGCCCGCCCGCTACGGCACCGCCAACCCGTTCGCGTTCATGGAGTTGCAGGACGTCCAGGAGCTGTCCAACTTCTTCGAGCGCCGCGTTTCGGCCTACCAGATCGGCGTCGAGGGGACCGTCGCGCTCGACGAGGCGTTCTGA
- a CDS encoding MFS transporter, whose protein sequence is MSPHAPQPLFRPARAVVFATVCATLASLGHVLAGGAAVPAWAALTGFGAVLGVTLMLAGHERSLATILGGLLGGQFALHTLFTAATASHHTPEAHAAMTGAVEPVAVPAAHGGNGLVMTLAHCTAALVAAWWLRRGERAAWSLARRIAALADRPIRLLLALLAVEPAEPPARPLRTVPAAAAVTATGRALRHQVVRRGPPRRSRALAHS, encoded by the coding sequence ATGAGCCCCCATGCGCCGCAGCCGCTGTTCCGGCCCGCCCGCGCGGTGGTGTTCGCCACCGTGTGCGCGACGCTGGCGTCCCTCGGGCACGTCCTGGCGGGCGGCGCGGCGGTGCCGGCCTGGGCGGCGCTCACGGGCTTCGGCGCCGTCCTCGGCGTGACGCTGATGCTGGCGGGCCATGAGCGCTCGCTCGCGACGATCCTGGGCGGGCTCCTCGGCGGGCAGTTCGCCCTGCACACGCTGTTCACCGCGGCGACCGCGTCCCACCACACGCCCGAGGCGCACGCCGCCATGACCGGCGCCGTGGAACCCGTCGCGGTCCCCGCCGCCCACGGCGGCAACGGCCTGGTGATGACGCTCGCGCACTGCACGGCCGCGCTGGTGGCCGCGTGGTGGCTGCGGCGCGGCGAGCGGGCCGCGTGGTCGCTCGCCCGGCGGATCGCCGCCCTCGCGGACCGTCCGATCCGGCTGCTACTGGCCCTGCTCGCCGTGGAGCCGGCCGAGCCTCCGGCCCGCCCCCTTCGGACGGTGCCCGCGGCGGCCGCCGTCACGGCCACCGGACGCGCCCTGCGGCACCAGGTCGTCCGGCGGGGTCCGCCGCGGCGTTCGAGGGCGCTCGCTCACTCCTGA